GAGCAATTCTTCCGGCGTTGCCCCGCCGCCTTTTTTGCCGGCGGCCTGCACGCTGATGGTTGCGATATGATTAGCGGCCATGAAATCAAGACTCTGCCTCAGGATTTCAATGTCCTGGCCGGCGACGCCGCGCATATGGAAATAAAAACTGATCGGATAAACCTGATATTCCGCGGTAATATCCGTGAAAGCCTTCAGATCGTCCTTGAACAGTTCCACGGCCTTCTGCACGCTTTCAAAATAGCGGAAACCAACCTCTTTTATGTCCCTGATGGCCGCGGCCATTTGCTCCCGGTTTGCCAACCCCCACGGCCAGATTGCGTAAGCCAGTTTCGCACTCATGTTTTTAACCCCCGAAAAATATTACAGCGTTTCTTTCTTGCCGATAATTCTGGGGCAGAACGGAGCTTTGCGCAAGAGGAAGAAATTGTCATTTCGGGGGTTTTTTTGCCATTTTCCGGGGGCTGACGGTTACCCCGCATGATTTCAGGCAACAAGCGGGTTAAGGCAGTTTCAAACGAGGGCTTTTTCACCTCCCAGCCGCGGCTTCGCATTGGCCGCGCTGGCAACCCGGCGCGACGGGGCGGCGGAATGCAAACGGGCGCCGCTTCTGGTTCTTTCAGGGGATAGCGTCCGCCCTTTTTCCCCCGGCCGGGGCGCAGCGCGCGTCCTGGGGACTGACACCGAAATAACGGTGGAACACCTTTGAAAAGTAATTGCTGTCATTGTATCCGACGGCATGGGCGACTTCCGAAACATTCCGCAAGCTCTCGGCCAGCAGTTCCTGCGCCTTGCGCAGGCGGACCCGGGTGATATATTCCACGAACGAACAACCGCTTCCCCGGCTGAAAAGGTGCGAAAGATAAAAAGAGCTGATCTGCAGCCCCTCGGCGATCTTATCAAGGGAAAGCGGTTCAGCGTAATGCAAATCAATGTATTGCCGGGCCTTCAACAGCAGAACCTCGCCGTGATGCCGGCCGGCGGACGGCGGACGGTTTGTCTCCGGCCGCACGGCCTCGCGCAGGACCAGAAGCAGAATATTATGCGTGTAGGAATTTATCAGCAAACGGTCGGTTTCGGTGCCGGCATCCAGTCCGACCTGCATCCGGTCGCACAATTTGCCGATCTCGGCGGCGATGGACGCGCAAAAACGCGGCGCTTCCCCGGCCGGAACAATACGGAAATAATCTTTTGAAGGCGGCCAGTCAAAAAACACGTAAAATACTTCCAGGCCGACGGATAAATCAAATTCATCGCGATGCAAAGTGCCGGCGGGAATGAGCAAAGTGTCGTCCGGCCCGGCTTCAAGCCGGCGCCGGCCCATCCGCACGGAGACATTGCCCCGGATGACATGCATCAATTCGTTTGAGCCGGACCGGTGCATGTTGCGCGCCCAGACCGGGTCCATAATCATTTTGCCGATTGATCCGACAATCGGGACCGCCAAAAAGCGCTTGTCCGCGGCGGCTCGGCGCGGCCGGCCGGCGCCGGCCCGTTTTTTTATGCAGTCCATAACCAACTCCTGATTCAAAATTATCTTTTTA
This genomic window from Kiritimatiellia bacterium contains:
- a CDS encoding AraC family transcriptional regulator, whose amino-acid sequence is MDCIKKRAGAGRPRRAAADKRFLAVPIVGSIGKMIMDPVWARNMHRSGSNELMHVIRGNVSVRMGRRRLEAGPDDTLLIPAGTLHRDEFDLSVGLEVFYVFFDWPPSKDYFRIVPAGEAPRFCASIAAEIGKLCDRMQVGLDAGTETDRLLINSYTHNILLLVLREAVRPETNRPPSAGRHHGEVLLLKARQYIDLHYAEPLSLDKIAEGLQISSFYLSHLFSRGSGCSFVEYITRVRLRKAQELLAESLRNVSEVAHAVGYNDSNYFSKVFHRYFGVSPQDARCAPAGGKRADAIP